The proteins below come from a single Vanessa tameamea isolate UH-Manoa-2023 chromosome 15, ilVanTame1 primary haplotype, whole genome shotgun sequence genomic window:
- the LOC113402796 gene encoding chymotrypsin-2-like, giving the protein MHASFFWVIPEQTMSLKAGFLFVTLLIGSYAFPAQEQDMSIFFDHTDAQARIVGGTIAGSVPYMVVLSSGVLVRSLLCGGSVITDRHVLTAAHCIEAVFSGGSLINSLRGTVGTNRWNTGGTLYSFARNVSHPHYVRSTIKNDIGILVTSTNVAFSNAVKPAVLNYDFVGAGIPTSVTGWGRTVAGGAISQNLLQLSAVVIDGNRCVSEVRDLAVQLNVRNVPEVEPHLEICTFHSTGHGTCNGDSGSPLMRSDREQQIGVVSWGLPCARGAPDMFVRISAFADWIQQSIR; this is encoded by the exons atgcacGCATCATTTTTTTGGGTTATTCCGGAACAAACCATGTCGCTCAAAGCTGGATTTTTATTCGTAACGCTCCTCATTGGGAGCTATG CATTCCCAGCTCAAGAGCAGGATATGTCCATTTTCTTCGACCATACGGACGCTCAAGCCCGTATCGTCGGAGGTACCATCGCTGGCAGCGTGCCCTACATGGTGGTCCTTAGTTCCGGCGTGTTGGTCAGAAGCTTGTTATGCGGAGGCTCAGTGATCACCGACAGACACGTCTTGACCGCTGCCCACTGCATCGAAGCAGTCTTCTCCGGAGGAAGTTTGATTAA TTCTCTCCGTGGAACCGTCGGCACCAACCGTTGGAACACCGGTGGTACTCTGTATAGCTTCGCAAGAAACGTCAGTCACCCCCACTACGTGCGAAGCACCATCAAGAACGACATAGGAATTCTCGTCACCTCAACAAATGTGGCATTTTCAAACGCAGTCAAACCTGCAGTTTTGAACTATGATTTCGTTGGAGCTGGTATCCCAACTAGTGTTACTGGATGGGGTAGAACTGTC GCTGGTGGTGCCATATCCCAAAACCTACTGCAGCTCTCCGCCGTCGTAATCGATGGTAATCGCTGCGTCAGCGAGGTAAGGGATCTTGCAGTGCAGCTCAACGTAAGAAATGTTCCAGAAGTCGAACCACACCTTGAAATTTGTACTTTCCACTCCACCGGACATGGAACATGCAAC GGTGACTCTGGCAGTCCGCTGATGCGCTCTGATCGCGAACAGCAAATCGGTGTGGTGTCTTGGGGACTGCCGTGCGCGCGCGGCGCTCCAGACATGTTCGTGCGCATTAGCGCCTTCGCCGATTGGATTCAGCAGAGCATCCGATAA
- the LOC113404286 gene encoding anaphase-promoting complex subunit 1, with amino-acid sequence MIAASEPLEFVPHGRTVIAKHPCQIYSRGHNVSLSENSLLYKLTNFGIKDESLLEAKEEDQEWWCIREVFYRVDDDTDDTENTQKEQRFDYLDSFRPPSRIKNDFNISIKSELLSGLRKDDIASAGTSRGGSANSSSNLSKKFNLHCAQNKRPRKRPLNPKTDCFYEEELYVKGCTAVWSKGLISTPAKKLSGPEHRETIACYTIENPIKHAAFADFHIDINNTMLIDALNSQIGDVKKNIKIEDTTEHIKKKIMPSIVLIDSKCMRVYAIDGREYITSIPFQVKKIWAMKYGVLLEKDATPVLHNSMLPTSFLKLNESHNSSFSKSRTFPFNMSARLRAESISGYDQDYPLPTCFSLSHPLDEVTPILMKSSAQGLQYYNDGDLQIIFVSTHPSIILLYDWKLQTHSLWKIRKAVRDECLAMCPNMNSSTAFSQSCDFVGSPMHSMRNTRSWTAGSPFHSKKGPSTPSRSRQNSPMANVFHQQGLSPHASIGQASSTSMMANTINQTPPSLPLYPDICLDHIWTDSQVIRRDQVESPNDIKAFLHTDLVGHNYLCFMVKVTGVTRLQIVRLQKSHSHGQMSKTNIIVGSISSILAKDAVVLEHLKMIALIDESGNIILQSGNSFVGKVHVGGILARLIDSPYTKRNTFQSPFPRRSSLLPTRCDTNTFDDSALHLLSPVPHSSASRLEQKENLGVRRLCDAAGARVSVWSEAAQLYRIALPERACSPLVARCCAALAHAPPADVTMQVIIKWYGVRNAPGTQDLTPEQEWVMFSNLILSLIGYDVEKLSQSRHNDEEHVEVVTKKQRTSSDGTQDDWEYMLNSKMHKTMGNSLANMLNLHQIQAETRHSRSTKKRDEENEKPTQFNTNSLLFPYTVQVFYAFHLAYEDIKLNTLLASDLSPLSTFLYQISKDLGLDNYVNHYWLDFPTEYNYEYDQNDSQMSEAVLKKLTQPNYFSTEPPNIFHYINSMLKELDVGYYPFMPDVNNMSRDIIEILSTVGYGASAGVHALSAREPVAASSTPRAREPCAPAAAPAAAPAAAVLLARDRGITPRDIDNLPPAIALLLVTIFSRCKSDPPADWPGEAYNLVMREDLALQAEIADTIKSTDEYMESLALEVLEKDTAYTQVAQVSTETVNKNEEESTGMEHLNTKLLNLLYPRDHRMTEVFNLLQSSIPVTINLTQRPEVSDHDFIEEQEKHLYAISTRTMALPVARGMLSLRSLPVRPTVPLSPPRLCVSGRGPPPRCSAVALGGGDTPPHCLLWPSFHNGAAAGLALVPVTGASIHASWIIYNKPRGTQDMSAEHAGFLLALGLNGHLRDMPFMNMYEYLVKCHEMISIGLLLGLAATYRGTMDVQATKMMSIHLEPLLPTTSIELDIQQGILVAALLGVGLLYRGTAHAHYAQVLLNEIGKPPGPELENCVEREGYALAAGLALGLVCLRSGGSAPHLAHIAPRLRTYMLGGDSKPNGTCKERKGGSLNLDVTSPGATLALGLLFLRTRSAAVAAWLAPPRTAYLLDFVRPDLLMLRVIARGLVMWDDIEASEEWVESQVPSTIKPYCFVKPTEDNIDYEAMNQAYCNIIAGACFALGLRFAGSGCEAARDAALHYTALFLRLAARPLADLAGGSTLEACTCVCLLAAGMIMSGRGDVSVLRVCRRLRARVPVAPRAAPPAPAPLTHGAQMAVHNTIGLLFLGGGRCTLSSSPEAVAALITAFFPKFPTHSEDNRYHLQAFRHLYVLAVEPRLILPRDLDTGKLCYAHIQVINLEGVVKEMKAPCIIPELNTLREVKINDPRYWPITFHRDHNWDQLKTFLEYTWCVDIKQRAGCLSYLDDPDGFLTILTQTLTLDKSNIWSVTPENIELFTNDEKVKNFVKHYLNKNVNGSDLCGDCLLLHRKRKGVKSDAQLPRQCLCRKYTRDEREYLQGLAMLVYECVVKDIMCALPIWTTFMKIIKTMKTEPTTYHVWQIKLLLSLIDGHNERTASEMTIDGLDAQNDPLISTEFTSAVRQRVAAIFDRWEPRITPYLRKHLGLPSGRSAAAGDDDTRRILAAFLVRHELPRGALRAAAAPGAPPPALAPPAPAAPAAPPAPPLEPAARALALALLR; translated from the exons ATGATTGCGGCTTCTGAACCCCtg GAGTTTGTTCCTCATGGTAGGACAGTAATAGCTAAGCATCCTTGTCAGATATACAGTAGAGGACACAATGTGTCGTTATCAGAAAACTCCCTACTTTACAAATTAACAAACTTCGGAATTAAAGATGAGAGTCTATTGGAGGCTAAGGAGGAAGATCAAGAGTGGTGGTGTATTCGAGAAGTGTTCTACAGAGTTGATG ATGATACGGATGACACAGAAAACACACAGAAGGAACAGAGATTTGATTACTTAGATTCTTTTCGACCACCGAGTCGTATAAAGAATGActtcaatatttcaataaagtcGGAGCTTCTGAGTGGGTTGAGAAAAGATGATATAGCCTCTGCCGGAACTTCTAGAGGTGGCAGTGCAAATAGTTCCAgtaatttatcgaaaaaattcaatttacacTGTGCTCAAAATAAACGACCCAGAAAAAGGCCTCTAAATCCTAAAACTGATTGTTTTTATGAAGAAGAATTGTATGTGAAAGGATGCACAGCAGTTTGGTCCAAAG gtTTGATTTCGACACCAGCAAAAAAATTATCTGGACCCGAGCACCGTGAAACAATAGCTTGTTACACAATCGAAAATCCTATTAAACATGCTGCCTTCGCTGACTTTCACATAGACATCAACAACACCATGTTAATTGACGCACTGAACTCTCAAATTGGTGACGtcaaaaagaatattaaaatcgaaGATACAACGGAACATATCAAGAAGAAGATCATGCCATCTATAGTACTTATAGATAGTAAATGTATGAGGGTGTATGCCATCGATGGCAGAGAATACATAACAAGTATTCCGTTTCAAGTTAAAAAGATCTGGGCGATGAAATATGGTGTGCTGCTAGAGAAGGATGCGACACCAGTTTTACATAACTCAATGTTGCCTACAtcttttctaaaattaaatgaatctcATAATAGCTCATTTTCCAAATCCCGGACATTTCCCTTCAATATGAGCGCCAGATTGAGAGCCGAGTCCATCTCTGGCTACGACCAAGATTACCCTTTACCGACTTGCTTCTCCTTGTCACATCCTCTGGACGAAGTCACGCCGATTCTTATGAAATCATCAGCCCAAGGCTTGCAATACTATAATGATGgagatttacaaattatattcgttAGCACGCATCCaagtataatacttttatacgATTGGAAATTACAAACGCACTCTCTATGGAAGATCCGGAAAGCTGTTCGGGACGAATGTTTAGCGATGTGTCCGAATATGAATTCTTCGACGGCTTTTAGTCAATCTTGTGATTTCGTTGGGAGTCCCATGCACAGCATGCGGAATACTAGAAGTTGGACGGCAGGAAGTCCATTTCATTCCAAAAAAGGTCCTTCCACACCTTCTCGATCTAGGCAAAACAGTCCAATGGCTAACGTTTTCCATCAACAAGGCCTGTCGCCACATGCGTCTATTGGCCAAGCTAGCTCTACGTCCATGATGGCCAACACCATAAACCAGACTCCGCCGTCTCTGCCACTGTACCCAGACATTTGCTTAGACCACATATGGACAGACAGCCAAGTAATCAGACGAGATCAAGTCGAAAGTCCAAATGATATAAAAGCATTCTTGCACACTGATCTCGTTGGGCATAACTATTTGTGTTTCATGGTAAAGGTGACCGGAGTGACGAGACTGCAAATAGTTAGGTTGCAGAAATCTCATTCGCACGGGCAAATGTCTAAGACGAATATTATCGTCGGATCGATATCTTCTATTTTGGCGAAAGACGCGGTCGTTTTGGAGCATTTGAAAATGATAGCCTTGATCGACGAGTCTGGAAATATCATTTTACAGTCAGGGAACAGCTTCGTTGGCAAG GTACACGTGGGTGGTATTTTGGCAAGATTGATAGACTCCCCGTACACCAAGCGAAACACATTCCAGTCACCGTTTCCGAGGCGGAGCAGCCTGCTGCCGACTCGGTGCGATACGAACACGTTCGACGATTCCGCGTTACATCTTCTGTCGCCCGTGCCGCATTCATCGGCATCGAGATTAGAGCAAAAGGAAAACTTGG GCGTGCGGCGGCTGTGCGACGCGGCGGGCGCGCGCGTGAGCGTGTGGTCGGAGGCGGCGCAGCTGTACCGCATCGCGCTGCCCGAGCGCGCCTGCTCGCCGCTCGTGGCGCGCTGCTGCGCCGCGCTCGCGCACGCGCCGCCCGCCGACGTCACCATGCAG GTCATCATAAAATGGTACGGCGTACGAAACGCTCCAGGAACGCAAGATCTGACACCCGAGCAAGAGTGGGTCATGTTTTCCAATCTCATTTTATCTTTAATCGGCTACGATGTGGAGAAACTGTCTCAGAGTCGACATAATGACGAGGAACACGTCGAAGTGGTCACGAAGAAGCAGAGAACTTCGAGCGACGGAACTCAAGACGATTGGGAATACATGCTAAATTCCAAAATGCACAAAACAATGGGAAACTCCCTCGCCAACATGCTGAACTTGCACCAAATACAAGCGGAAACGAGACATTCGCGATCGACCAAAAAACGAGACGAGGAAAACGAAAAACCTACACAATTTAACACCAACTCCCTACTTTTCCCATACACGGTACAAGTTTTCTACGCTTTCCATTTGGCGTACGAAGATATTAAATTGAACACGCTCCTGGCGAGCGACCTAAGCCCCCTGTCCACTTTTCTTTACCAAATATCGAAAGATCTGGGCTTGGACAATTACGTTAATCATTACTGGTTAGATTTTCCAACGGAATATAACTACGAATACGATCAAAACGACTCGCAGATGTCCGAGGCGGTTCTGAAGAAATTGACCCAGCCGAACTATTTTAGCACCGAGCCAcccaatatatttcattatataaattcaatgttaAAGGAATTGGACGTCGGATACTATCCGTTTATGCCGGACGTGAATAATATGTCCAGGGATATAATCGAG ATCCTGTCGACGGTGGGGTACGGCGCGAGCGCGGGCGTGCACGCGCTGAGCGCGCGCGAGCCCGTGGCCGCCAGCAGCACGCCGCGCGCGCGCGAGCCctgcgcgcccgccgccgcgcccgccgccgcgcccgccgccgccgtgCTGCTCGCGCGCGACCGCG GAATAACTCCTCGCGATATAGACAACTTGCCACCAGCGATAGCACTTCTGCTGGTGACCATATTCAGTCGATGTAAGAGCGACCCTCCTGCGGACTGGCCCGGAGAGGCTTACAACTTGGTCATGAGAGAAGACCTCGCGTTGCAAGCAGAGATAGCGGATACTATCAAGTCTACTGATGAATATATGGAGT CATTGGCCCTGGAAGTGTTAGAGAAGGACACAGCATACACTCAAGTAGCACAAGTGTCAACAGAGACGGTGAACAAGAACGAAGAAGAGAGCACCGGCATGGAACACTTAAACACTAAGCTTTTAAATTTACTGTATCCCAGAGACCACAG AATGACGGAAGTATTCAACTTACTCCAGTCCTCAATCCCAGTGACAATCAACCTCACGCAGAGGCCCGAGGTCTCCGATCACGACTTCATCGAGGAGCAAGAGAAACACCTGTACGCTATCAGTACCAGGACTATGGCGTTACCCGTGGCAAG AGGCATGCTGTCGCTGCGCAGCCTGCCCGTGCGGCCCACGGTGCCGCTGTCGCCGCCGCGCCTGTGCGTGTCGGGGCGCGGTCCCCCCCCGCGCTGCTCGGCCGTGGCGCTGGGCGGCGGCGACACCCCCCCGCACTGCCTGCTGTGGCCCAGCTTCCACAACGGCGCCGCCGCCGGCCTGGCGCTCGTGCCCGTCACCGGCGCCAGCATCCACGCCAGCTGGATCATCTACAACAAGCCGCGG GGCACGCAGGACATGTCCGCCGAGCACGCCGGGTTCCTGCTGGCGCTGGGCCTCAACGGACACCTCCGGGACATGCCCTTCATGAATATGTACGAGTACCTGGTGAAATGTCACGAGATGATCAGCATCGGGCTGTTGCTCGGCTTGGCCGCCACCTACAGAG GCACGATGGACGTACAAGCAACGAAAATGATGAGCATCCACCTGGAGCCGCTGCTGCCGACCACCTCCATCGAGCTGGACATCCAGCAAGGCATCCTCGTAGCGGCGCTGCTGGGCGTGGGACTGCTGTACCGCGGCACCGCGCACGCGCACTACGCGCAGGTGCTGCTAAACGAGATCG GCAAGCCGCCAGGCCCCGAGCTGGAGAACTGCGTGGAGCGCGAGGGGTACGCGCTGGCGGCGGGGCTGGCGCTCGGCCTCGTGTGTCTGCGCAGCGGGGGCTCCGCGCCGCACCTGGCGCACATCGCGCCTCGCCTACGCACCTACATGCTGGGGGGGGACAGCAAGCCCAACG GGACGTGCAAGGAGCGCAAGGGCGGTTCGCTGAACCTGGACGTGACGTCACCGGGCGCCACGCTGGCGCTGGGCCTGCTGTTCCTGCGCACGCGCAGCGCCGCCGTGGCCGCGTGGCTGGCGCCGCCGCGCACCGCCTACCTGCTCGACTTCGTGCGCCCCGACCTGCTCATGCTCAGGGTCATCGCCCGCG GGTTGGTGATGTGGGACGACATCGAGGCGAGCGAGGAGTGGGTGGAGAGCCAGGTGCCGTCCACTATCAAGCCCTACTGCTTCGTGAAACCGACGGAGGATAATATCGACTACGAGGCGATGAA CCAGGCGTACTGCAACATCATCGCGGGCGCGTGCTTCGCGCTGGGGCTGCGCTTCGCGGGCTCGGGCTGCGAGGCGGCGCGCGACGCGGCGCTGCACTACACGGCGCTGTTCCTGCGCCTCGCCGCGCGCCCGCTGGCCGACCTGGCGGGCGGCTCCACGCTCGAGGCCTGCACCTGCGTGTGCCTGCTGGCCGCCGGGATG ATAATGTCGGGGCGCGGCGACGTGAGCGTGCTGCGCGTGTGCCGGCGCCTGCGCGCGCGCGTGCCCGtggcgccgcgcgccgcgccgcccgcgcccgcgccgctcaCGCACGGCGCGCAG ATGGCGGTCCACAACACCATCGGGCTGCTGTTCCTGGGCGGCGGCCGCTGCACGCTGTCCAGTTCCCCGGAGGCCGTGGCCGCCCTGATCACGGCCTTCTTCCCCAAGTTCCCCACGCACAGCGAAGACAACAG ATATCACCTGCAAGCCTTCCGCCACCTGTACGTGCTGGCCGTGGAGCCTCGCCTCATCCTACCTCGTGACCTCGACACGGGGAAGCTCTGCTATGCTCACATACAA gtaatAAATCTGGAAGGGGTTGTTAAAGAAATGAAAGCCCCCTGTATAATACCAGAGCTAAACACTCTTAGAGAGGTCAAAATAAATGATCCTCGGTATTGGCCGATTACCTTCCACAGAGACCATAACTGGGATCAACTAAA aactTTCCTAGAATATACGTGGTGTGTCGATATCAAGCAACGCGCCGGTTGCCTCTCATATCTCGATGACCCTGACGGTTTTCTGACGATCCTAACCCAAACTCTCACCTTGGACAAGTCCAACATCTGGTCCGTGACACCGGAGAATATAGAACTGTTCACGAATGACGAAAAGGTGAAGAACTTCGTGAAGCACTATTTGAACAAGAACGTGAACGGCTCCGATCTGTGCGGCGACTGCCTGCTGCTGCACAGGAAGCGCAAGGGAGTCAAGAGCGACGCACAACTGCCGCGCCAGTGCCTGTGCCGGAAGTACACGCGGGACGAGCGGGAGTACCTGCAGGGGCTCGCCATGTTGGTCTACGAGTGCGTCGTCAAGGACATCATGTGCGCACTGCCCATATGGACCACCTTCATGAAG ATAATCAAAACGATGAAGACCGAACCGACCACCTATCACGTCTGGCAAATAAAGCTGCTCCTGTCGCTGATCGACGGCCACAACGAGCGGACCGCCAGCGAGATGACGATCGACGGCCTCGACGCGCAGAACGACCCGCTCATCTCGACCGAGTTCACGTCCGCCGTCCGCCAGCGGGTCGCCGCCATCTTCGACCGCTGGGAGCCGCGCATCACGCCCTACCTGCGCAAGCACCTCGGCCTGCCCAGCGGCCGCTCGGCCGCCGCCGGCGACGACGACACGCGCCGCATCCTCGCCGCCTTCCTCGTGCGCCACGAGCTGCCGCGCGGCGCGCTGCgggccgccgccgcgcccggcGCGCCGCCCCCCGCGctcgcgccccccgcgcccgccgcgcccgccgcgccccccgcgccgccgCTCGAgcccgccgcccgcgcgctGGCGCTCGCGCTGCTGCGGTGA
- the LOC113400213 gene encoding uncharacterized protein LOC113400213 → MQEQDVDGEPAHHARRPMNAFLIFCKRHRSVVRDKYPNLENRSITKILGEWWANLDKEEKACYTGLAKQYKDAFFSANPDFKWYKLPAPPLRTLSSRPRESTEKPIESLNNEYQENEFEKTNNNSTKYDYNKKSSDNVCEIETKPLSMFTPGKLADEAQMGGLSSLLATKTEVQTPNPYYSPPSYKYNAISTPIEYRSQNTVDRTKSNREDSIRELQNALTETTKMFEEDFEGKEKLYRCTAANEPLTNQDVIDQIVDKRYSKEEEGCQKSLSEDDEKNSKSGRSCKGKRYQEFMAVGGLMNKRQRRDGNDSNPDEDYNASSSCDPGSSLEESKVTEDLKNSSLNDVSVDIELKEEQNDTPDPDNNANKTFKAADFDLDAKIRALPSLSLEKFQQKKRDNKRKKKTINLKPKALESSQIINSVLRPVLEERRDTAENWRETVIGSQKRKPRKISITRLEINSLVSSMGMNGGNKISPEIKIATEAPCTVVHSMEICNQTPSNVDLFALATLAEVASNTSKIEDTDINAKANGDNASQV, encoded by the exons ATGCAAGAACAGGACGTCGATGGTGAGCCGGCGCACCACGCGCGCCGGCCCATGAACGCCTTCCTTATATTCTGCAAACGACACCGGAGCGTCGTGCGCGACAAATACCCGAACTTGGAAAACag ATCTATCACAAAAATTCTCGGCGAGTGGTGGGCCAATTTGGACAAAGAAGAGAAAGCTTGCTACACAGGTCTTGCTAAACAG TACAAAGACGCATTCTTCAGCGCTAATCCAGACTTCAAATGGTACAAGTTGCCCGCACCGCCTCTACGCACTCTCTCCTCGCGTCCTCGAGAATCCACTGAAAAACCTATAGAGTCCCTCAACAATGAATACCAagaaaatgaatttgaaaaaacaaataacaattctaCTAAATACGACTACAACAAAAAATCAAGTGATAATGTCTGCGAGATTGAAACAAAACCGCTGTCGATGTTCACGCCTGGCAAGTTAGCGGACGAAGCTCAAATGGGAGGACTCAGTAGCCTCCTAGCTACTAAGACTGAAGTTCAAACTCCCAACCCCTACTACTCACCCccttcttataaatataacgcgATCTCAACTCCAATCGAATACAGATCTCAAAACACTGTAGACCGTACGAAATCCAACAGGGAAGACAGTATACGGGAATTACAGAATGCTCTCACTGAAACAACTAAAATGTTTGAAGAAGACTTTGAAGGGAAAGAAAAGCTGTACCGCTGTACTGCAGCTAACGAGCCATTAACCAACCAAGACGTTATTGACCAAATAGTTGATAAACGATATTCTAAAGAGGAAGAAGGATGTCAAAAAAGCTTGTCAGAGGACGACGAAAAGAATTCGAAATCCGGCAGATCGTGTAAGGGGAAGAGGTATCAAGAGTTTATGGCTGTTGGGGGACTAATGAACAAGAGGCAGAGGAGAGATGGCAATGACAGTAATCCAGACGAGGACTACAACGCTTCTAGTAGTTGCGATCCTGGATCGTCACTTGAGGAATCGAAAGTAACTGAAGATTTGAAAAACAGCTCCCTAAACGATGTGTCCGTCGATATCGAACTTAAAGAGGAACAAAACGACACGCCCGATCCCGACAATAATGCAAACAAAACATTCAAGGCTGCTGACTTCGATTTAGACGCTAAAATTAGAGCGCTACCCTCCCTTAGCTTAGAAAAGTTTCAGCAGAAGAAACGCGACAACAAGCGCAAAAAAAAGACGATAAATCTGAAGCCAAAAGCGCTCGAATCGTCACAGATAATAAACTCCGTTCTGCGTCCAGTATTGGAAGAAAGACGCGACACGGCCGAGAATTGGCGGGAAACCGTCATAGGAAGCCAGAAGCGTAAACCAAGGAAAATAAGTATTACAAGGCTCGAAATCAACAGCTTGGTCTCGAGCATGGGCATGAACGGTGGCAATAAAATTAGTCCAGAGATCAAAATAGCCACCGAGGCTCCTTGCACCGTCGTTCACAGCATGGAGATTTGCAACCAGACGCCCAGCAACGTGGACCTGTTCGCGCTCGCCACGCTGGCCGAGGTCGCGTCCAACACCTCCAAGATCGAGGACACGGATATCAACGCCAAAGCGAACGGTGACAACGCTTCCCAGGTATAA